From the genome of Acipenser ruthenus chromosome 14, fAciRut3.2 maternal haplotype, whole genome shotgun sequence, one region includes:
- the spic gene encoding transcription factor Spi-C isoform X3, translating to MKISPPQKTIAKKWTRFCKGFFQIYKMSCTDQDILSQQFQDANEVIQQHSEGSQHYQPEYKCYENFNNHQMHFRPNPNYSAPEAPILSWNEMPNWAHTIPDGPVPHNYTSSPENQLVYSVFPPPGSGKGRKKLRLYEYLHEALYDTNMSDSIQWVDKGNGTFQFVSKNKERLAERWGKRKGNRKTMTYQKMARALRNYSRTGEIIKIRRKLTYQFNPVVLQRLNPAHALGRETVYYQYIPTEQGYYNVDNWQNTYGSH from the exons ATGAAGATCTCACCACCACAGAAAACAATAGCCAAAAAATGGACAAGGTTTTGTAAAG gttttttCCAAATTTACAAAATG agtTGCACTGATCAAGACATCTTAAGCCAACAATTCCAAGACGCCAATGAGGTCATACAGCAACATTCAGAGGGTAGTCAACATTACCAACCAG AATATAAATGCTATGAGAATTTCAACAACCACCAGATGCATTTTAGACCCAACCCAAACTATTCTGCTCCTGAAGCACCAATACTCAGCTGGAATGAGATGCCA aattgGGCCCACACTATTCCAGATGGACCAGTGCCACACAACTATACCAGCAGCCCGGAAAATCAGCTTGTCTATTCTGTCTTCCCTCCACCAGGAAGTGGGAAAG GGAGAAAAAAACTACGGCTTTATGAGTATCTCCATGAAGCTTTGTATGATACAAACATGTCCGACTCGATCCAGTGGGTGGACAAAGGCAACGGCACCTTTCAGTTTGTGTCCAAAAACAAGGAGAGGCTGGCTGAGCGCTGGGGCAAAAGAAAAGGCAACCGTAAAACCATGACCTACCAGAAAATGGCCCGGGCTCTGAGAAACTACAGCAGGACCGGAGAGATCATTAAAATCAGAAGGAAGCTGACCTACCAGTTCAACCCAGTGGTGTTGCAGAGACTCAATCCGGCTCATGCATTGGGAAGGGAGACTGTGTACTACCAGTACATCCCAACAGAGCAGGGCTATTACAACGTAGATAACTGGCAAAACACTTACG GAAGTCACTGA
- the spic gene encoding transcription factor Spi-C isoform X4 encodes MSCTDQDILSQQFQDANEVIQQHSEGSQHYQPEYKCYENFNNHQMHFRPNPNYSAPEAPILSWNEMPNWAHTIPDGPVPHNYTSSPENQLVYSVFPPPGSGKGRKKLRLYEYLHEALYDTNMSDSIQWVDKGNGTFQFVSKNKERLAERWGKRKGNRKTMTYQKMARALRNYSRTGEIIKIRRKLTYQFNPVVLQRLNPAHALGRETVYYQYIPTEQGYYNVDNWQNTYGNYTCETEYDLNLSVFQSQVANDYV; translated from the exons ATG agtTGCACTGATCAAGACATCTTAAGCCAACAATTCCAAGACGCCAATGAGGTCATACAGCAACATTCAGAGGGTAGTCAACATTACCAACCAG AATATAAATGCTATGAGAATTTCAACAACCACCAGATGCATTTTAGACCCAACCCAAACTATTCTGCTCCTGAAGCACCAATACTCAGCTGGAATGAGATGCCA aattgGGCCCACACTATTCCAGATGGACCAGTGCCACACAACTATACCAGCAGCCCGGAAAATCAGCTTGTCTATTCTGTCTTCCCTCCACCAGGAAGTGGGAAAG GGAGAAAAAAACTACGGCTTTATGAGTATCTCCATGAAGCTTTGTATGATACAAACATGTCCGACTCGATCCAGTGGGTGGACAAAGGCAACGGCACCTTTCAGTTTGTGTCCAAAAACAAGGAGAGGCTGGCTGAGCGCTGGGGCAAAAGAAAAGGCAACCGTAAAACCATGACCTACCAGAAAATGGCCCGGGCTCTGAGAAACTACAGCAGGACCGGAGAGATCATTAAAATCAGAAGGAAGCTGACCTACCAGTTCAACCCAGTGGTGTTGCAGAGACTCAATCCGGCTCATGCATTGGGAAGGGAGACTGTGTACTACCAGTACATCCCAACAGAGCAGGGCTATTACAACGTAGATAACTGGCAAAACACTTACGGTAATTACACCTGCGAAACAGAGTATGATTTGAACTTGTCAGTATTCCAAAGCCAGGTTGCAAATGACTATGTTTAG
- the spic gene encoding transcription factor Spi-C isoform X2, with amino-acid sequence MFHTVRGFFQIYKMSCTDQDILSQQFQDANEVIQQHSEGSQHYQPEYKCYENFNNHQMHFRPNPNYSAPEAPILSWNEMPNWAHTIPDGPVPHNYTSSPENQLVYSVFPPPGSGKGRKKLRLYEYLHEALYDTNMSDSIQWVDKGNGTFQFVSKNKERLAERWGKRKGNRKTMTYQKMARALRNYSRTGEIIKIRRKLTYQFNPVVLQRLNPAHALGRETVYYQYIPTEQGYYNVDNWQNTYGNYTCETEYDLNLSVFQSQVANDYV; translated from the exons ATGTTTCATACTGTAAGAG gttttttCCAAATTTACAAAATG agtTGCACTGATCAAGACATCTTAAGCCAACAATTCCAAGACGCCAATGAGGTCATACAGCAACATTCAGAGGGTAGTCAACATTACCAACCAG AATATAAATGCTATGAGAATTTCAACAACCACCAGATGCATTTTAGACCCAACCCAAACTATTCTGCTCCTGAAGCACCAATACTCAGCTGGAATGAGATGCCA aattgGGCCCACACTATTCCAGATGGACCAGTGCCACACAACTATACCAGCAGCCCGGAAAATCAGCTTGTCTATTCTGTCTTCCCTCCACCAGGAAGTGGGAAAG GGAGAAAAAAACTACGGCTTTATGAGTATCTCCATGAAGCTTTGTATGATACAAACATGTCCGACTCGATCCAGTGGGTGGACAAAGGCAACGGCACCTTTCAGTTTGTGTCCAAAAACAAGGAGAGGCTGGCTGAGCGCTGGGGCAAAAGAAAAGGCAACCGTAAAACCATGACCTACCAGAAAATGGCCCGGGCTCTGAGAAACTACAGCAGGACCGGAGAGATCATTAAAATCAGAAGGAAGCTGACCTACCAGTTCAACCCAGTGGTGTTGCAGAGACTCAATCCGGCTCATGCATTGGGAAGGGAGACTGTGTACTACCAGTACATCCCAACAGAGCAGGGCTATTACAACGTAGATAACTGGCAAAACACTTACGGTAATTACACCTGCGAAACAGAGTATGATTTGAACTTGTCAGTATTCCAAAGCCAGGTTGCAAATGACTATGTTTAG
- the spi2 gene encoding transcription factor Spi-B-like, translated as MMNPIKGDLEVIWEFLEEQNRYNTENENENNSVGIQYNEWHTSPLPAYSTLTIPEHFVSEKCGENLCSYPERPGDSHDHHMNDSLSADLKIKCYDINFEKKKKIRLFQFLFEMLEDPRMTHCISWVQPPSGMFQFSSQNKDKFAEMWGVRKGNRKTMTYQKMSRALRNYARTGEITKVKRKLTYQFNLLILKSLRRDSRII; from the exons ATGATG aacccaATCAAAGGAGATCTCGAAGTTATCTGGGAGTTTTTGGAAGAACAGAATAGGTATAATACAGAAAATGAAAATG aaaataataGTGTTGGAATCCAATACAATGAGTGGCACACCAGTCCCCTACCAGCATACTCAACATTGACCATTCCAGAACACTTCGTCAGTGAGAAG TGCGGAGAGAACCTGTGTTCCTATCCAGAAAGGCCTGGAGACTCCCATGACCATCACATGAATGATTCTCTGTCTGCGGACTTGAAGATCAAATGCTATGACATCAACTTTGAAAAGA AGAAAAAGATCCGGCTGTTTCAGTTCCTCTTTGAGATGCTGGAGGACCCCAGGATGACGCACTGCATCTCATGGGTACAGCCTCCCAGTGGCATGTTCCAGTTCTCGTCCCAGAACAAGGACAAGTTTGCAGAGATGTGGGGTGTGAGAAAAGGCAACAGGAAAACTATGACCTACCAGAAGATGTCCAGAGCCCTGAGGAACTATGCCAGAACTGGAGAGATTACCAAAGTGAAAAGGAAACTCACATACCAGTTCAATTTACTCATCCTAAAATCATTAAGAAGAGACTCGAGAATTATTTGA
- the spic gene encoding transcription factor Spi-C isoform X1 codes for MKISPPQKTIAKKWTRFCKGFFQIYKMSCTDQDILSQQFQDANEVIQQHSEGSQHYQPEYKCYENFNNHQMHFRPNPNYSAPEAPILSWNEMPNWAHTIPDGPVPHNYTSSPENQLVYSVFPPPGSGKGRKKLRLYEYLHEALYDTNMSDSIQWVDKGNGTFQFVSKNKERLAERWGKRKGNRKTMTYQKMARALRNYSRTGEIIKIRRKLTYQFNPVVLQRLNPAHALGRETVYYQYIPTEQGYYNVDNWQNTYGNYTCETEYDLNLSVFQSQVANDYV; via the exons ATGAAGATCTCACCACCACAGAAAACAATAGCCAAAAAATGGACAAGGTTTTGTAAAG gttttttCCAAATTTACAAAATG agtTGCACTGATCAAGACATCTTAAGCCAACAATTCCAAGACGCCAATGAGGTCATACAGCAACATTCAGAGGGTAGTCAACATTACCAACCAG AATATAAATGCTATGAGAATTTCAACAACCACCAGATGCATTTTAGACCCAACCCAAACTATTCTGCTCCTGAAGCACCAATACTCAGCTGGAATGAGATGCCA aattgGGCCCACACTATTCCAGATGGACCAGTGCCACACAACTATACCAGCAGCCCGGAAAATCAGCTTGTCTATTCTGTCTTCCCTCCACCAGGAAGTGGGAAAG GGAGAAAAAAACTACGGCTTTATGAGTATCTCCATGAAGCTTTGTATGATACAAACATGTCCGACTCGATCCAGTGGGTGGACAAAGGCAACGGCACCTTTCAGTTTGTGTCCAAAAACAAGGAGAGGCTGGCTGAGCGCTGGGGCAAAAGAAAAGGCAACCGTAAAACCATGACCTACCAGAAAATGGCCCGGGCTCTGAGAAACTACAGCAGGACCGGAGAGATCATTAAAATCAGAAGGAAGCTGACCTACCAGTTCAACCCAGTGGTGTTGCAGAGACTCAATCCGGCTCATGCATTGGGAAGGGAGACTGTGTACTACCAGTACATCCCAACAGAGCAGGGCTATTACAACGTAGATAACTGGCAAAACACTTACGGTAATTACACCTGCGAAACAGAGTATGATTTGAACTTGTCAGTATTCCAAAGCCAGGTTGCAAATGACTATGTTTAG